Proteins encoded within one genomic window of Carassius gibelio isolate Cgi1373 ecotype wild population from Czech Republic chromosome A4, carGib1.2-hapl.c, whole genome shotgun sequence:
- the LOC127972132 gene encoding transcription intermediary factor 1-alpha isoform X2: protein MAGSEKMQCGDVVIVVENEAESKRADEEQGVRMMKVMALMMDVCPVCKLSFSSREPKLLPCLHSFCKRCLPSRNTPASTASHGQQVSTIRCPVCQQECMDVEVLDNFFVKDSVEVPSSTMEKSCQLCMSCDDNTEASGFCVECTEFLCVTCIDAHQRVKFTRDHTVQQIADMSSEAMGASTQKPVFCDIHRQEPLKLFCETCDLLTCRDCQLLKHKDHNYQFLEDAYKNHKEHLENMTCQLQEKKNAIEDISNTINNGLQQVDENRKTVANEIKKSICNLIMEINRKGKLLVNQLEAITKDHETLLKKQQQDVTSLSTHLDHVINFTKWATASNSGTALLYCKRLMTCQIQYLMRAKCNITYVPQSLVRFHSRSAFWASNVDLGSLVVEKTPVRHPSGPQPFPFQQMNPGPRLDGLQTGFPSSPSQQQHQQQQRQSTLAQLQMQVEKLSQHTHRQQQPPNQWPWYHGMRLPGPPPHRPLQGGSPSQTLPSMPQHGRRYSARSPPPMLHPTNPPPQPLRGLINNPTYPSKAMEVLPRSRYPHSAAFSSGASLPSQQTFNQQNMQATSYLNRRCEPSTLLSAQRPSYQPSHLSTPTEPTGTLHQQKLMAAIVQGIQMSVTSTEPKTSSGSWKRVEAPQSGPSNPSTKRRRRTSPGPVIVIKDEPEDDDEVHFVKSSVKASLPDSTGVQSQMPQGEQQSEKTPEADDDPNEDWCAVCQNGGELLCCDRCPKVFHLSCHIPTLTASPSGKWYCTFCRDLTSPEMQYNISGSEESNNVKQDPDSEAFTPVDRRKCERLLLRLYCNELSTDFQEPVTPSSMPEYSEIIKTPMDLSVIRSKLEVSKYKSTEDFVDDVRLIFKNCATFHKEDTEMASVGANLESYFEEQLKLLYPDRTFPGVKEEAVASLRPDVTSPLSKTPPQNTCPSEEIEKPSGEDLPQGGPHTKDIEEKSESLGSPAGFSLVDAETDSKATKDQTS, encoded by the exons ATGGCTGGAAGCGAGAAGATGCAGTGCGGTGATGTGGTGATCGTCGTGGAGAATGAGGCGGAGAGCAAGCGCGCCGATGAAGAGCAGGGTGTGAGGATGATGAAGGTGATGGCTCTGATGATGGACGTGTGTCCCGTGTGTAAGCTCAGCTTCAGCAGCAGAGAGCCCAAACTGCTGCCCTGCCTGCACTCCTTCTGTAAGAGATGCTTACCTTCTCGCAACACACCTGCCAGCACAGCCAGCCACGGCCAGCAGG TGAGCACGATCCGCTGTCCAGTCTGTCAGCAGGAGTGCATGGACGTTGAAGTCTTGGATAATTTCTTTGTGAAGGACTCTGTGGAAGTGCCGAGCAGCACGATGGAAAAGAGCTGTCAG CTCTGCATGAGTTGTGACGATAACACGGAGGCCAGCGGTTTCTGCGTGGAGTGCACGGAGTTCCTGTGCGTCACCTGCATCGATGCTCACCAGCGTGTGAAGTTCACCAGAGATCACACAGTCCAGCAAATAGCGGACATGTCCTCAG AGGCCATGGGTGCTTCCACACAGAAGCCCGTCTTCTGCGACATCCACAGACAGGAGCCGTTGAAGCTGTTCTGTGAAACCTGCGATCTCCTCACCTGCAGAGACTGTCAGCTACTCAAACACAAGGACCACAA TTACCAGTTTCTAGAAGATGCATATAAAAACCACAAGGAGCATCTGGAAAATATGACCTGCCAACTTCAAGAAAAGAAGAACGCTATAGAGGACATATCAAATACCATAAACAATGG TCTTCAGCAGGTGGATGAAAATCGCAAGACTGTGGCCAATGAGATAAAAAAATCTATCTGCAATCTTATAATGGAGATCAACAGGAAGGGGAAGTTATTAGTCAATCAACTCGAG GCAATCACAAAGGACCACGAAACCCTCCTGAAAAAGCAGCAACAGGATGTGACGTCACTCTCCACACATCTCGATCATGTGATCAACTTCACAAAATGGGCCACGGCCAGTAACAGCGGGACGGCCCTCCTTTACTGTAAGCGATTG ATGACTTGTCAAATCCAGTACCTCATGCGAGCAAAGTGCAACATCACGTATGTTCCCCAGAGCTTGGTTCGGTTCCACAGTCGGTCCGCTTTTTGGGCCTCAAATGTGGATCTCG GTTCTTTAGTCGTAGAGAAGACTCCAGTGCGTCATCCCAGCGGTCCACAGCCATTTCCTTTCCAGCAGATGAACCCAGGCCCCAGACTGGACGGTCTTCAGACAGGGTTCCCGAGCTCCCCGTCCCAGCAgcagcatcagcagcagcagcggcaGAGCACACTGGCCCAGCTGCAGATGCAGGTGGAGAAACTGTCCCAGCACACCCACCGCCAGCAGCAGCCGCCCAACCAGTGGCCATGGTACCACGGCATGCGCTTACCAGGGCCACCTCCACATAGACCCTTACAGGGTGGATCGCCATCTCAGACGTTACCCAGCATGCCACAACACGGACGGCGATATAGTGCACGGAGCCCCCCACCTATGCTTCATCCCACTAACCCACCTCCACAG CCTCTGAGGGGTCTCATCAACAATCCCACCTACCCTTCTAAAGCGATGGAGGTGCTGCCAAGAAGCCGCTATCCGCACAGTGCTGCTTTCTCCAGCGGCGCTTCACTTCCCTCTCAACAGACGTTCAATCAG caaaacatgcaGGCAACATCGTACCTGAACAGGAGATGTGAACCCAGCACGCTGCTGTCTGCTCAAAGGCCCAGTTATCAACCCAGTCACCTCTCCACACCTACGGAGCCAACTGGTACGCTTCATCAGCAAAAACTAATGGCTGCTATTG TACAAGGGATACAAATGTCCGTGACCTCAACAGAACCAAAGACCAG tTCTGGCTCCTGGAAGCGCGTAGAAGCCCCGCAGAGTGGCCCATCAAACCCTTCCACCAAAAGGAGACGCAGGACGTCTCCAGGCCCGGTCATTGTCATCAAAGATGAACCAGAGGATGACGATGAAGTTCATTTC gTAAAGAGCAGTGTTAAAGCCAGTCTTCCTGACAGCACAGGGGTTCAGTCTCAAATGCCACAAGGTGAGCAGCAGTCAGAGAAGACCCCAGAAGCAGATGACGACCCCAATGAGGATTGGTGCGCGGTGTGCCAGAACGGAGGAGAACTGCTCTGCTGTGACAGATGTCCGAAAGTCTTCCATCTCAGCTGCCATATCCCCACTCTAACCGCATCTCCAAG TGGTAAGTGGTACTGTACGTTCTGCCGTGACCTTACCTCACCTGAAATGCAGTATAACATCAGTGGTAGCGAAGAATCGAACAATGTGAAGCAGGATCCAGATTCTGAGGCTTTCACTCCTGTGGACAGAAGA AAATGCGAGCGGCTACTGCTTCGTCTTTATTGCAATGAGCTCAGCACGGATTTTCAGGAGCCTGTAACACCATCG TCGATGCCAGAGTACAGTGAGATAATAAAGACGCCAATGGACCTGTCGGTGATCAGAAGTAAACTGGAGGTCAGCAAATACAAGAGCACTGAGGACTTTGTGGACGACGTCAGGTTGATTTTCAAAAACTGTGCAACTTTCCACAAG GAAGACACGGAGATGGCCAGTGTGGGTGCTAATCTAGAGAGTTACTTTGAGGAACAGCTGAAACTCTTGTATCCAGACCGGACATTTCCTGGCGTGAAGGAGGAGGCTGTTGCTTCTTTGCGTCCTGATGTTACAAGTCCCTTATCAAAGACGCCTCCGCAAAACACTTGTCCTTCAGAGGAGATTGAGAAACCCTCTGGTGAAGATCTCCCTCAGGGGGGACCACACACTAAAGACATTGAGGAGAAGTCAGAGAGCCTCGGCTCTCCTGCAGGATTCAGTCTTGTAGATGCTGAAACGGACAGTAAAGCAACTAAAGACCAAACTTCCTGA